A single genomic interval of Carettochelys insculpta isolate YL-2023 chromosome 28, ASM3395843v1, whole genome shotgun sequence harbors:
- the RARA gene encoding retinoic acid receptor alpha isoform X2 translates to MYESVDVAGLSPSPFLLMDLYSPGRACLLPDKGSGPPAPYGAPLRSQPWSSSSHSIETQSTSSEEIVPSPPSPPPLPRIYKPCFVCQDKSSGYHYGVSACEGCKGFFRRSIQKNMVYTCHRDKNCIINKVTRNRCQYCRLQKCFEVGMSKESVRNDRNKKKKEAPKQECSESYILTPEVENLIEKVRKAHQETFPALCQLGKYTTNNSSEQRVSLDIDLWDKFSELSTKCIIKTVEFAKQLPGFTMLTIADQITLLKAACLDILILRICTRYTPEQDTMTFSDGLTLNRTQMHNAGFGPLTDLVFAFANQLLPLEMDDAETGLLSAICLICGDRQDLEQADRVDKLQEPLLEALKVYVRKRRPNKPHMFPKMLMKITDLRSISAKGAERVITLKMEIPGSMPPLIQEMLENSEGLDTLGGQPGASRMSSLALPPGSCSPSLSPSSNRSSPATHSP, encoded by the exons ATGTACGAGAGCGTGGACGTGGCcgggctgagccccagccccttcctgctgaTGGATCTGTACAGCCCGGGCCGGGCCTGCCTGCTCCCGGACAAAGGGTCCGGCCCCCCCGCGCCCTACGGGGCCCCTCTccgcagccagccctggagcagctccagccact CCATCGAGACACAGAGCACCAGCTCAGAAGAGATAGTGCCCAGCCCCCCGTCGCCGCCCCCGCTACCCCGGATCTACAAGCCCTGCTTCGTGTGCCAGGACAAGTCCTCGGGTTACCACTACGGGGTGAGCGCCTGCGAGGGCTGCAAG GGCTTTTTCCGCCGGAGCATCCAGAAGAACATGGTGTACACCTGCCACCGCGACAAGAACTGCATCATCAACAAGGTGACGCGCAACCGATGCCAGTACTGCCGCCTGCAGAAGTGCTTCGAAGTGGGCATGTCCAAGGAGT CCGTGCGGAACGACCGgaacaagaagaagaaggaggCACCGAAGCAGGAGTGTTCGGAGAGCTACATCCTCACGCCCGAGGTGGAGAACCTCATTGAGAAAGTGCGCAAGGCCCACCAGGAGAccttccctgccctgtgccagctgggcaaATACACTACG AACAACAGCTCAGAGCAGCGGGTCTCCCTGGACATCGACTTGTGGGACAAGTTCAGTGAACTCTCCACCAAGTGCATCATCAAGACGGTGGAGTTCGCCAAGCAGCTCCCCGGCTTCACCATGCTCACCATCGCTGACCAGATCACCCTGCTCAAAGCCGCCTGCCTCGACATCCTG ATCCTGCGGATCTGCACACGCTACACGCCGGAGCAGGACACCATGACCTTCTCGGACGGGCTGACGCTGAACCGCACCCAGATGCACAACGCCGGCTTCGGGCCCCTCACCGACCTGGTCTTCGCCTTCGCCAACCAGCTGCTCCCGCTGGAGATGGACGATGCTGAGACCGGGCTGCTCAGCGCCATCTGCCTCATCTGCGGGG ACCGCCAGGACCTGGAGCAGGCCGACAGGGTGGACAAGCTGCAGGAGCCGCTCCTGGAGGCGCTGAAGGTCTACGTGCGGAAAAGGAGGCCCAACAAACCCCACATGTTCCCCaagatgctgatgaaaatcacgGACCTGCGCAGCATCAGCGCCAAGG GTGCTGAGCGGGTGATCACACTGAAGATGGAGATCCCCGGCTCCATGCCGCCCCTCATCCAGGAGATGCTGGAGAACTCGGAGGGCCTGGACACACTGGGCGGGCAGCCGGGCGCCTCTCGCATGAGCAGCCTGGCGctgccccctggcagctgcagccccagcctgtcgCCCAGCTCCAACAGAAGCAGCCCGGCCACCCACTCGCCGTGA
- the GJD3 gene encoding gap junction delta-3 protein, whose protein sequence is MGEWSFLSSLLDAVQEHSPMVGRFWLVVMLIFRILILATVGSDVFDDEQEEFACNTLQPGCKQVCYDRAFPISHYRFWVFHIVVLSAPALLFVIYAAHQGAKQRPAPPGSPPGRRIRHFYMANVALRILAESGFLVGQWLLYGFRLEPYFRCERPPCPHVVDCFVSRPTEKTVFIHFYFAVGVVSALLSLLELAHLLAKERRQGRAAGAPSDEQQENWSNQAHEQRRHFLPPGDRGAQGPGCGGPGHYAPSAPFQPHAPSGSSKTSRTTAKSDLLV, encoded by the coding sequence ATGGGCGAATGGAGcttcctgagctccctgctggACGCGGTGCAGGAGCACTCGCCCATGGTGGGCCGGTTCTGGCTGGTGGTGATGCTCATCTTCCGTATCCTCATCCTGGCCACGGTGGGCAGCGACGTGTTCGACGACGAGCAGGAGGAGTTCGCCTGTAACACGCTGCAGCCGGGCTGCAAGCAGGTCTGCTACGACCGGGCCTTCCCCATCTCCCACTACCGCTTCTGGGTCTTCCACATCGTGGTGCTCTCCGCGCCGGCCCTGCTCTTCGTCATCTACGCCGCGCACCAGGGCGCCAAGCAGCGCCCGGCCCCGCCGGGCAGCCCGCCCGGCCGGCGCATCCGCCACTTCTACATGGCCAACGTGGCCCTGCGCATCCTGGCCGAGAGCGGCTTCCTCGTGGGCCAGTGGCTGCTGTACGGCTTCCGGCTGGAGCCCTACTTCCGCTGCgagcgcccgccctgcccgcaCGTGGTGGACTGCTTCGTGTCCCGGCCCACGGAGAAGACCGTCTTCATCCACTTCTACTTCGCCGTGGGCGTGGTCTCCgccctgctcagcctgctggagCTGGCCCACCTGCTGGCCAAGGAGCGCCGCCAGGGGCGGGCGGCGGGCGCCCCGTCCGACGAGCAGCAGGAGAACTGGTCCAACCAGGCGCACGAGCAGCGCCGGCACTTCCTGCCCCCGGGCGACCGGGGAGCCCAGGGGCCGGGCTGTGGCGGCCCCGGCCACTACGCGCCCtcggcccccttccagccccacgccccctcGGGGAGCAGCAAGACCTCGCGCACCACGGCCAAGTCCGATTTGCTGGTctag